In Seriola aureovittata isolate HTS-2021-v1 ecotype China chromosome 17, ASM2101889v1, whole genome shotgun sequence, a genomic segment contains:
- the LOC130185382 gene encoding B-cell receptor CD22-like isoform X1, with protein sequence MCSERRNLTWTPMLLILSGVLCKEWKVDYQLPNICAVKGSSVVIPCSFDYPDNKVKSVMWGHERNNFYDGPFIFNSKSVDNTSRFQYIGDRLHNCSFRIDQVEHNDTGKYVFRFETNLPSGKWTGKDGSKLDIFDLKTLVTKTNGNGAMKEGDSVNLTCKESCDGGDLSSAFTWFKDGKAISEGRALYLSNISSTNSGNYTCSITTHKGTSSEVININVEYGPKNTSGSARPSTEVEASSNITLTCSSYANPPVENYTWFKIVDRDTGVVSVGNKFELHFRVVSPAVDGQYFCSATNKHGSQNSSIVTLKVKAFSPNSVFTRNVVINATAATVTALLIVTIIIAVRKLNKGRTRAPETDCEEVNQNVIYLNWPVFENSQSQEGNQCEGVSTELTYITVDFNTKRKSNRQQQMDSHNDDDGVVYSSVCRTTS encoded by the exons ATGTGCTCTGAACGCAGAAACTTGACCTGGACACCGATGCTTCTGATTCTGTCTG GTGTTCTCTGCAAAGAGTGGAAAGTGGACTATCAACTGCCAAATATCTGTGCAGTGAAAGGCTCGTCTGTTGTCATTCCATGTTCATTTGACTATCCtgacaacaaagtgaaaagtgtCATGTGGGGTCATGAAAGGAATAATTTTTATGATGGTCCCTTCATATTTAACAGCAAATCAGTAGATAACACCTCAAGGTTTCAGTATATTGGTGACAGACTTCACAATTGTTCATTTAGAATAGACCAAGTAGAGCATAATGATACAGGTAAATATGTATTCAGATTTGAGACTAACCTCCCAAGTGGCAAATGGACTGGTAAAGATGGCTCAAAATTAGATATTTTTG ATCTGAAGACTTTGGTGACGAAAACGAATGGAAATGGAGCAATGAAAGAAGGCGACTCTGTGAATCTGACCTGCAAAGAGAGCTGTGATGGTGGTGACCTCTCATCTGCTTTCACCTGGTTTAAGGATGGAAAAGCCATAAGTGAAGGACGTGCACTTTATTTAAGCAACATTTCCTCCACAAACTCTGGAAACTACACTTGTTCCATAACAACACACAAAGGAACAAGTTCAGAAgtcataaatattaatgttgaAT ATGGCCCTAAAAACACATCAGGGTCTGCCAGACCATCGACGGAGGTAGAAGCCAGTAGCAACATAActctcacctgcagcagctaTGCAAACCCACCAGTGGAGAATTATACTTGGTTTAAAATAGTTGATCGTGATACGGGCGTCGTTTCTGTTGGAAATAAGTTTGAACTGCACTTTAGGGTGGTTTCTCCTGCCGTTGATGGCCAGTACTTCTGCAGTGCCACCAACAAACATGGGAGTCAAAACTCTTCTATTGTGactttaaaggttaaag CATTTTCTCCAAACAGCGTATTTACCAGAAATGTAGTCATCaatgctactgctgctactgttactgCACTTCTGATTGTGACCATTATTATTGCTGTCAGGAA ACTCAACAAAGGAAGGACAAGAGCGCCAGAGACTGATTGTGAGGAGGTCAATCAG AATGTAATCTACCTCAACTGGCCCGTGTTTGAAAACAGCCAGTCACAAGAAGGAAATCAGTGTGAGGGAGTATCAACGGAACTCACCTACATAACTGTTGACTTCAACACCAAGAGAAAGTCAAACAG gcagcagcagatggaCTCGCATAATGATGACGATGGTGTGGTTTACAGCTCAGTGTGCAG gACCACATCTTGA
- the LOC130184612 gene encoding B-cell receptor CD22-like has product MHLECRNLSWTVMLLSLAGLFCNSWKVEYQQQCICAVKGSSVVIPCSFYHPANLRVKRVTWGHVKSRHLKGRIVFSSNFKKVTTRFQYIGDNHHDCSLKIHQVKHNDAGKYSIRFNSRISRWPGNVGPSLKVVDLKAVVTKTNGNRTMKEGDSVNLTCINSCDGGDLSSAITWFKNGKLLNQQSVLFLNKISSTNSGNYTCSLRTHEGATSGVISLDVEYGPKNTSVSVRPSTEKDTGSNITLICSSHANPPVENYTWFKICGGDIVDVGHQPVFFPGESGQYLCSVSNKHGSQNSSAVQIPSHWATFTRDVLVIATVATVAMVAMLLTVTTVIVVKRLNNKTTWFPKTDCEENTQVAQYTDYVNWFICDHNQAQVESQCEGGTTELVYASVHFHNKRKSNMDSHNDEDVIYSTVCRTQLLKTSHIEPL; this is encoded by the exons ATGCACCTTGAATGCAGAAACCTAAGCTGGACAGTGATGCTGCTATCTCTAGCTG GTCTTTTCTGCAATAGCTGGAAAGTGGAGTATCAACAGCAATGTATTTGTGCAGTGAAAGGCTCTTCTGTTGTCATCCCCTGTTCATTTTACCATCCTGCCAACCTGAGAGTGAAGAGAGTCACGTGGGGTCACGTCAAGTCTCGTCATCTCAAGGGTCGTATTGTTTTTTCTAGTAATTTCAAAAAAGTCACCACAAGATTTCAGTATATTGGTGACAACCATCACGATTGTTCTTTGAAAATACACCAAGTCAAGCATAATGATGCAGGAAAATACAGCATCAGATTTAATAGCAGAATAAGCAGATGGCCTGGTAATGTTGGCCCATCATTAAAGGTGGTTG ATCTGAAGGCTGTGGTGACgaaaacaaatggaaacagaACAATGAAAGAAGGCGACTCTGTGAATCTGACCTGCATAAACAGCTGTGATGGTGGTGACCTCTCATCTGCTATCACCTGGTTTAAGAATGGAAAACTCCTAAATCAACAATCtgtactttttttaaataaaatttcctCCACAAACTCTGGGAACTACACTTGTTCCCTAAGAACACATGAAGGAGCGACTTCAGGAGTCATAAGTCTTGATGTTGAAT atgGCCCTAAGAACACATCAGTGTCTGTAAGACCATCCACAGAGAAAGACACTGGCAGCAACATCACCCTGATCTGCAGTAGCCATGCAAACCCCCCAGTGGAGAATTATACCTGGTTTAAAATATGTGGTGGTGATATTGTGGATGTTGGACACCAGCCTGTGTTTTTTCCTGGTGAAAGCGGCCAGTATTTATGCAGCGTCTCAAACAAACATGGAAGTCAAAACTCCTCTGCGGTGCAGATTCCAT CACATTGGGCAACATTTACCAGAGATGTACTTGTCATTGCTACTGTTGCTACTGTTGCTATGGTTGCTATGCTTCTGACTGTGACCACTGTTATTGTCGTCAAAAG ACTCAACAATAAGACGACTTGGTTTCCAAAGACAGACTGTGAGGAGAACACACAGGTGGCACAG TATACAGACTATGTCAACTGGTTTATCTGTGACCACAACCAAGCACAAGTGGAAAGTCAGTGTGAGGGAGGAACAACAGAACTCGTCTACGCATCTGTTCACTTCCACAATAAAAGAAAGTCAAAC ATGGACTCCCataatgatgaagatgtgaTTTACAGCACAGTGTGCAG gacCCAACTGTTGAAGACTTCACATATTGAACCTCTGTAA
- the LOC130185382 gene encoding B-cell receptor CD22-like isoform X2 has translation MCSERRNLTWTPMLLILSDGPKNTSGSARPSTEVEASSNITLTCSSYANPPVENYTWFKIVDRDTGVVSVGNKFELHFRVVSPAVDGQYFCSATNKHGSQNSSIVTLKVKAFSPNSVFTRNVVINATAATVTALLIVTIIIAVRKLNKGRTRAPETDCEEVNQNVIYLNWPVFENSQSQEGNQCEGVSTELTYITVDFNTKRKSNRQQQMDSHNDDDGVVYSSVCRTTS, from the exons ATGTGCTCTGAACGCAGAAACTTGACCTGGACACCGATGCTTCTGATTCTGTCTG ATGGCCCTAAAAACACATCAGGGTCTGCCAGACCATCGACGGAGGTAGAAGCCAGTAGCAACATAActctcacctgcagcagctaTGCAAACCCACCAGTGGAGAATTATACTTGGTTTAAAATAGTTGATCGTGATACGGGCGTCGTTTCTGTTGGAAATAAGTTTGAACTGCACTTTAGGGTGGTTTCTCCTGCCGTTGATGGCCAGTACTTCTGCAGTGCCACCAACAAACATGGGAGTCAAAACTCTTCTATTGTGactttaaaggttaaag CATTTTCTCCAAACAGCGTATTTACCAGAAATGTAGTCATCaatgctactgctgctactgttactgCACTTCTGATTGTGACCATTATTATTGCTGTCAGGAA ACTCAACAAAGGAAGGACAAGAGCGCCAGAGACTGATTGTGAGGAGGTCAATCAG AATGTAATCTACCTCAACTGGCCCGTGTTTGAAAACAGCCAGTCACAAGAAGGAAATCAGTGTGAGGGAGTATCAACGGAACTCACCTACATAACTGTTGACTTCAACACCAAGAGAAAGTCAAACAG gcagcagcagatggaCTCGCATAATGATGACGATGGTGTGGTTTACAGCTCAGTGTGCAG gACCACATCTTGA
- the LOC130184614 gene encoding neuropeptide B-like has protein sequence MEMTVKLIFPIVVISVLLACSPTEAWYKQVAGPSYYSVGRASGLLSGIRRSPYVRRAELDSSDSGETATNNVFSELTLHNFILKTMPVCIKDITPNLQSCELLQETKGSFKCKADVFLSLDSSDCAGD, from the exons ATGGAGATGACCGTTAAACTTATCTTCCCCATCGTGGTGATCTCCGTGCTGCTCGCATGCAGTCCGACGGAAGCTTGGTATAAGCAAGTAGCCGGTCCAAGCTACTACTCAGTGGGCAGGGCGTCCGGCTTGCTGTCCGGTATCCGGAGATCACCGTACGTCAGGAGAGCCGAGCTGGACTCGTCAGACAGCGGAGAGACCGCGACCAACAACGTGTTTTCTGAATTAACCCTGCACAATTTCATCCTGAAGACGATG CCTGTTTGTATTAAAGACATTACACCAAACCTGCAGAGCTGTGAACTCTTACAGGAAACCAAGGGATCATTCAAGTGCAAAGCAGATGTGTTCCTCTCTCTGGACTCCTCAGACTGTGCAGGGGACTGA